A region of the Pricia mediterranea genome:
TAGTCATTAACATGGCCGACCGGATGTCCCGGAAGGGTATCTCGCTTGACGTGCCCCTGCTCGAGGAGAAACTCGACACCAAAATCGCGTTGGTCAGTACGCGAAAGGGCACTGGCATCGAAAGACTAAGGGAACTGATTGGGGATTACAGGTCGCTCTCCGCGGAAAAGAACGTGGATATTGCCCCCATCGCACCGGAATATTTTAGAAACCTAAAGCAAACTTTTCCCAAGCAGGACATTTACAAACTGTGGTTGGTCATTACCCAAGACGTTAATTTTATGCCGATCGAGAAAAAGCTGATCGAAGAGCGTCCGCCGGTAGGCATCAAATCCAAATCGGAGCTAAAGCGCCTCCAACAGAAAGAAACTATTCTCCGGTACCAGTTTATCAACGGCATTCTAAAAGAGACCTACAAGGTCGACCCTGCCGCGGCAAAAGGACTTAGGGCATCTATTGACAAGATACTGATGCACAGGATTTTCGGCTATCTTATATTTTTAATGATCTTGCTGCTCATTTTCCAGGCCATCTATTCGTGGAGCGAATATCCGATGGATATGATCGATGTATTCTTCGCCTCGGCCAGTCAATGGGTAAAAACCAACTTCCCCGGGGGCGTATTTACCGACCTTATTGCCGAAGGCATCCTGGCCGGTATCGGAGGCGTCGTCATTTTTATCCCCCAAATCGCCTTTTTATTCCTCTTTATATCGCTGTTGGAAGAAACCGGGTATATGAGCCGGGTAGTCTTCTTGATGGACCGGTTGATGCGGCCGTTCGGACTCAGTGGTAAAAGTGTAGTGCCCTTGATGTCGGGCACTGCCTGTGCCATTCCCGCCATTATGGCGACCCGTACCATAGAAAATTGGAAGGAACGTTTGATCACCATCCTAGTCATTCCGTTTACGACCTGTTCGGCCCGCTTGCCGATATACCTAATTATCATCGCCCTGGTCATCCCCGAAGGTAGCTTGCTCGGGCTCAGCTACAAGGCGCTGACCCTCTTATCGCTCTACCTGATCGGATTTGCGGCCTCGGTGCTCTCCGCGATGCTGTTGGACAAAATCATGAACCTAAAGGGACGCTCTTTCTTTGTGGTCGAAATGCCGAACTACAAGTTTCCCCTGCTCAAGAACGTAGCTTACACCGTATGGGAAAAGACCAAGAGCTTCGTGCTGGGTGCCGGAAAGATTATCTTGGCCATCTCGATCATTCTATGGTTTCTGGGCTCGAACGGCTATTCGGACGAGTTTCGGAATGCGGACAAAATTGTTGCCGAGCGGGTTCAAGAGGATGGATTTTCGGAATTCAACACAGCGAACATAGCCAACGAGCTCTCCGATTATCGTAGCGCCTTGCGAGACAGCCTAAAAAGCAATACGTATGCCATCAAACCAGCCGCTATCGAAGATTCCGTTCGCTCGAAAGAGGATGCATTACAGCAGCAGGCTCTAGGTCAGGAAATATCAAGCTATAAACTCGAAAACTCGTACATCGGTTATATGGGGAAGGCCATAGAACCCGTCGTACAGCCCTTGGGGTATGATTGGAAGATCGGTATCGCCGTGCTGACCTCCTTCGCCGCACGTGAGGTGTTCGTAGGCACCTTGGCCACCATCTACAGCGTTGGTAGCGATGTGGAAGAGACCATCCAAAACCGGATGGCGGCCGAAACGAATCCTAAGACCGGGGAGCCGTTGTTCAATCTGGCCTCGGGTATTTCCCTATTATTGTTCTACGCCTTTGCCATGCAATGTATGAGCACCCTAGCCATTGTCAAACGAGAAACCAACAGCTGGAAATGGCCTATGTATCAATTGGTTTTTATGAGCGCTTTTGCTTATATTGTTGCTTTGGTGGCATATCAGATGTTGAAATGAGATGTTAGACCGCTGCGCTGCTAAAGTCATGAAAAAGAAGAAAGAGCAGAGAACAAAGAGAATAGACTAAAAAAATGGATATACTTCAGCACATCTTGGTTTACGTGGTCTTGGCGCTTGCCGTGGGGTACTTGGTCAAGAAGTTTTTACTTCCGAGGTCGTTGTTCGCTTCCGCGAAAAAAGGCAGCAATGCCTGTGGGGAAGATGATTGTGGATGTCATTGAACGTTGTTTCAGAATTCTTCCCTAAATGTTGCGGCCCATTGCCAAGATTTTAACGGATATCTGCGTTACAAACTTGAGGTAGGTGCCTAGAAAACTTTCGCGAAGTTGTATCTCCCTACACTGCCTTCTCCGTTAAAAAATCAATAATTCCGTATTAACGAAAACAAAAAGAGAGTGGTTTGTCCGGTTGGTATTGCTTTTTTTGGAAACCCAATACGATTATACCATGCCCCATTACTTTAAACTACTCATATCTTTCATTTTCGTTACCACTACGCTACAGTCCCAAAGCCTTAGTTCGGTCATCATCGACTCTACCACCCGTCGACCGGTTCCCTACGTTACGGTTCAGCTGAACAACAGAGGCATGATTACCAATGAAGAGGGTAGGTTCACATTTTCCTATGATGACGATAGTAGTAAAAACGATACCCTTTTCATTTCAAGCATCGGTTATGAATCAATTGCCCGACCGATCAGTAAATTTACCGACAGTATCATTGTTTTGCGCCCCAAGACCATCGAACTGAAAGAGGTTATTGTATCCAACAAGAACTACACCCCTGGTGAAATTATCGAAAAGGTAGAAGAGCGTATCGAGAAAAACTACTATACCGATTTCACCAAAAAGCGGGTGTTTCTACGGGAGACCTACCAAAGCGAAATCCTAAAGACGGACTACACCCTCCGAAAATCGACCATCCCTGCCTTCAACGAAAATTTTTTGGACAGTGTCATCAGTACCTTTCCCAAGAAGAACACCTATTACACCGAAATGCTGGGCGACCTCTATGGCAACGCCGATGCCGACAATCAAAAACTGGACCTCATCAAGGCCTCGGAAATGTACGACAAGGATAAGAGCCTTGATGTGGAAATACTGGAGGAAAAGTTTAACCAAATCGTAAAGGCTAACGTTAAGTCCGATTCTTACTTTAAGATTAAGTCCGGCTGGTTTTTCGGTACGAAGATCGACAATGACGCATTGGGCGACCTTTTAAAGGAAGATATCGACTCGACCGACACGGCCGCCCTGAACAAAAGATCGCAAGATGAAAGGAAGCAGAAGGAAGAGCGCCGCAAGTTCTTCTCAAAGTACAAGCGGGAGACTTTGGGCAACCTGTTCGAGAACCTTCCCATTTTTAAGGATTCGGACTACAATGTACTCTTCAAACCCCGGCGATACGACCTCAGCCTTGAAAATTTTACCTATCTCGGAGACCAAGCCGTCTATGTTATCACTTTCGTCCCCGACGGATCCCCGGAATTCAAGGGGAAACTCTTTATCAATGCCGATGATTTTGCCCTGATCCGAATGGATTTTGAAAACACCGAACCGCTGCGGGATTTTAAATTATTGGGAGTTTCGATCAAGGAGTATCTGGCCAAGGGTAGCGTACTGTTCGCGAAGGGCAACGACAAGAAATACCATCTACGGTACTACGATGTCATCAAGGGAATCCGGGCAGGGGTCAAAAGGCCTTTGAAGATTATCGAAAAGAACAAGCACGTAAAGGGCCGGAGAAAACAGAACGAACTATCCTTGAAAGTAGATGCCGCATTCGGCAACTTGAACCATTACGAACTGGTCGTCTTCGGCGAAGAACCCATCAATGAAGCCCAGTTCGAACATTTTGAGGAGAGCAACAAGGTGCTACCCACTTATATGCCCCAGTACGATCCCGAATTTTGGAAAGGCCACAACATCATCGAGCCCAACCGTGCCATCAAGGAATTCACTTCGGAAGCGGAGCTGCCGAAATAATCTTGGTGTTGCTACGTATTTTGTGGAAATCCCAAGGCCTCATCGTTTATTAAAAAGAATAACTGATGGAAAAAGGACGGAAAGCGCAAGGAGGAAAGATGAGTACTTTTCTCCCATAAATGTACTTTTCGGGCTCGGTGCGAACCGGAAGGAATCTTTGGGAGCTGCGTCTAGGCGGAAAACAAAATCGCTTGTAACATGTTTTTCGTGCAGTCCAGCTAGAGTCAAAAATACTGTCCGGCAAACTGGTACAGCAACAATCCCCATCCCATGACCAAAAGTAGTCCGCCCAACGGCGTGATGGGGCCGAGGAATTTCCATTTCTTTCCTTTACGGCCGCTTAGGGTCAGGCCATAGATGCTGAACGAGAATAAAAAAGTACCGGCCAGAAAGCAATACACCATCCACTCCTGCGAAGGGGTGTTCAAATTGAAATTAAAGCCAAGCATGACCAGTACGATGGCATGGTACATCTGGTATCGAACTCCGGTCTCGAAGCCTTTCAGCTGTTCTTCGGTAAAGGATTTTTTAAGGGCATGGGCGCCAAAAGCCCCAAATACCACGGCCAAAAGACCGTAAAGAGCGCCAAACACATGGGCAATAAGAACCATATTCGTACTAATTATAGAGTGCGAGCGTAGCGAGGCAATCTGTTCAACGGTCCGAAAAGGCTAAACCAATTGCCACTTCCCTCGTCTTTAACGCCATCATTCACATTTGAGACAATTTCCCTGAAGTCTGTCACTCATCTTCATCATAAAAGAACTGTTCCTTCACAATTTTACCGTCCTGAACCTCGTAGACGGCGATTTCCTGCATCTCTGAACGCTGCCCCGAGGGTTTGTGGGTGGTATCCATCGTGATAGTACATGCAAAGCGGTTGTCTGCAATGATCGGTTCGGAGACATGACTACTGTGCACCTCGAAATTTTCTTGCCACCACTCTCCCTTCTTCTTGATGGCCTCGAAGCCTTCAGAGTAGGCGCCTTCGCCCTTCCCGTCGTTTTCGATGCTGACGACTTTCGGACTGTAGAGTTCTTCATATGGCTTCTGAAAATCCCCTTGATTGCACCAGTCCACCAGTTTTCTGGCAATTTCCTTGGTTTCCATTGTACGTGTGTTTTTAGGGCAATTCAAATAGATACATTCAAGTTGCCTTCTACTGATTAGGGGTATAAAGTACGACACATCCCTTTGTTAAACAACATCATACGAAAAATTATTACCAGAAGTACAGGATGGCACCGCTTTGCTCCAAGAGAAATCGACACGGTCTAATTTCAAACCCCGGTAAGGGAACACGAGTGAAAAATTCGTTCAATCCAAGTTCCGCCACTAGAGGAGGTGGTTTTTAAGTCAAACTTAACCAAGCGTACCGGGACTTTAGGGGCATGGACCTGTTTGGACTATCTATTTAATGGGAACGGATATGGTCTGATCGGAGGTTAGCTCAAAAGTGCATTCCTCGAAACTTGGGGGGCCGAAGGTTTTCATCTTCCCTTTCGAAAATCCAAGTGGTTCCTTAGGGATGCCTAACATATTCTTATCCAACTTGTCATTATCGTTCTCGTCGTGAAAAACGGCCAAGGCATATCTGCCTTCGGGTAAATCCCTGATTACGACCTCGGTGGTTCCCTTCTGACTGGGGGCGCTGTCCGCTTTGAATACCTGATCGAATTGTAGAAATCCTTCGGCATTGTCATAAACGGCTACACTGATTTTTCCATCGTTCGAAGTAACGTTCTTGACATTGACCGTAAGATGGAACTGTGACATGGCAAATAGGGGAAATAGTAAAAGTACTGATTTTATTACGAACATATTTTTAGGGTTACACTCTTTTAGAATCTATCAATGGCTCAATCCGAAGCTTGAGCCATTTTATCCGTTAGTTGCCGATACATGTTCTGAGTTTCGGCGGAGTCAACCAAATTAATATATAATTTAAGGGAATCTTGATACGTTACGGCGATTTTTTGATGCGAAAAGTCGTCGACGAATACATATGCCTTTTTATCGGAAAGCGAATCCTTGTATTCCCTATATATTCCCTTGCCCTTTTCCTGTACCGAAAATCCGGTCAGACGTTCCATGGGCGGTATTCTATCCACAAGCTTGACGCTGTCCAATTCCGAATATTTCAATTTTTTATAATAAAATCCGGAAAGGATCTTCATTTCGTCGGGACTAGTCGAAGTCCAGTTCTTATAATGCATGACGAAGGCCAACAGACAGACGATGACGGTCGTCACCGCCACAAGATTCCACAGCCACAATCGTTTCTTCAATTTGCTCATTTTTGTTTTGCCCGAAAAAGTGCGTCTTACCTATGAAACTGATCAGAACAGATTATATTGTTTTGATAGCATGGTTTTTGAAGAATAAAATGGTAGCCATAGAATCTACCACGGTCCTTTTTATGAGTGTTCAAGCTACACATCCACGCCCAACAAATACCTACCGGGTTCCATTACCACGTAAATGTGTGCGCCTTCTATCTAGCCACATGCTGTACAATTCTTTTTCTTCCATCTCAAAATAATGCGGTTCGGCGTCTCCTATGAACAATAAGCCATCCCATTCTGTCGTTTAAAAGCAATAAAAGCAGGACGAAATGCCTTGTTTAAATGTAAATATTACAAAACAATTAGTAGCTGCTGGTACAGTGTAACTTTTTTTGCCTCCACCAAAAGATTCGAGGAAGCTTTTTTTTAGGTCATTGCTTACATCCTATATTATACTTTGTATTAACCTGCCAAACCAAAGCCTATTTTGCAAACTCTATCGATTGATTTTATTATTCGGGATTCTCCAACGGCGGTGGCCGTTCTGGATTCAAATTTGTGCTTTATCAAGCATTCCGCCATCTGGCATCGTGATTTTGCTTCAGATTTTGACGCTATTATCGGCAGATATTATTACGATATCTTACCGGATACACCTGATTTCCTCCGTGAACTATATTCCAATTGCCTCCGCGGAGCCTCGAACAGCAACCCCGGAAAGAAATTTGTTTCCGTCAACGGAACCGTTACTTGGCTTAGTTGGAAAATCAAACCTTGGAGAGACGATGATGACACAATTAAAGGGCTAATCATCGTACTCGAGGATGTTACGGAAATAAAGCGCAAGGAAGAGCTGTTGCTCACTTCCCAAAAAGTAGCAAAAACAGGGGCCTGGGAGGTAGATTTATTATCCGACCGGGTCTATTGGACTCCCATTACCAAGGAAATCCACCAAGTGCCCGAAAGTTACGAGCCAACCTTGGAAACTGGAATCAATTTCTATAAAAAAGGCCTACATAGGAACACTATAACCCGATTTGTGACTGACGCCATGAACGACGGCACTCCATGGGACGCAGAATTTATCTTAGTGACGGCCAGGGGAAACGAGGTCTGGGTACGGGCCAAAGGCGAGGTCGAAATTGTCGATGGTAGGCCGACCAGGCTTTACGGCACCTTTCAGGATATCGACGAAAAGAAAAAAGCAGAGCTAAAATTCATCGAAACTTCCGAAAGATTGGCCATCGCTACAAAAGGAGCCAAAATCGGCATCTGGGACTATGACTTTGCCACCCGCAAGCTAATATGTGATGAGAATATGTTCAAGCTATACGGGGTAGATGAATCAAGCTGTAATGACCGATATGCGGAATTGTTTTCGGTGTTGCATCCAGAGGACCGGGAATCGGCGTACAGGGCTTGGAAAATAGCCGTTTCAGGGCTAAAAGAATTCGATACGGAATTTCGAATTGTCAGGCCCGACGGAAAAATAAGGCATCTCAAGGCCTTGGGCGTGGTACAAATGGACGCCGAAGGGCGCGCCCTTAAAATTACCGGCACCAACTGGGACATTACCGCTCTCAAGAAGACCCAGATGTTGCTCAAAAATAGCGAAGAGTCGTTCACGGGAGCTTTTGAAAGCTCCAGTATCGGTATGGCTTTGGTCGGGCTTAAAGGGCAGTGGATGAAAGTAAACCAAAGTCTCTGCAACAGCCTTGGGTACGAAGAAAAAAAACTGATGCAGATGACCTTTCAGCAAATTACCCATAAGGAAGATTTGGAAAAAGACCTGCACCTGCTACAGGAGCTGCTCGATGGCAAAAGAGATTCCTATCAAATCGATAAACGCTACTATCACAAGTCCGGAAAGATCGTTCACGTAATCTTGTCGGTAACGGGAGTTCGAAAGATCAATGGCGAACTATCGCATTTTATTTCGCAGATCATGGATATTTCCCCACGGATAATAGCGGAAAAAGAACTTACCCGACTGGTCGAGGTTACCTCAGAACAAAACGAAAGCCTTTTGAATTTTGCCCACATCGTGTCCCACAACCTACGCTCGCATTCCAGCAACCTATCGATGCTTTCGGGATTTCTGAACACTGAGACGGACGAAGGCGAGCGAACAAATTTGGTGGAGATGCTCCACGATGCATCTGAAAGCCTTAGCGAGACCGTTGTGCACCTGAACGAGGTAGTGCAGGTCAAAATAAATGTCCACGACAAAATGAAGCCTGTCAATTTATATAGAACCATTAAGGGTGTTAAAAAAAACCTCGGCCTACTGTTGCAGGAAGAAAATGCAAAATTGCATATAGAAATCGATAAAAATCTTGTAGTCAACGGGATATCGGCTTATCTGGACAGTATTTTTTTAAATCTGATCACCAACAGTATCAAATATAGTTCGTCGGACCGCCCCCCGGTCATTACTATCGGTTCGCAAAAAACTAACGGGAAAATCATTATATCTTTTTCCGACAATGGTCTCGGTATCGATTTGAAGCGTCATGGTGACAAACTCTTTGGAATGTACAAGACCTTTCACCGCAATAGCGAAGCAAAAGGGATTGGTCTCTTCATCACCAAGAACCAGATCGAGGCCATGAACGGCAAGATTGAGGTGGAGAGCACCGTCGACGTTGGAACAACTTTCAAACTTTATTTCGAAACTGAACATTCTAAGGTATGACAACGACTAAATTCAGAACGAACAAGATTGATAAAGCCTGTATCATAGATGATGATCCCATCTTCATTTACGGCACCAAACGCCTGATGGCAGAGGTTGGCTTTTGTAAGACGGTCTTGGTCTTCGAGAATGGACAAGACGGTATTGACGGACTTAATAAAATTACCGTACAAGGAGAAAGACTTCCTGCGGTGATCTTTTTAGACCTGAATATGCCCATCATGAACGGATGGGAATTTTTAGAGGATTTCACGCGAATTCCAAATCACAACAGGGAAAAGGTAATCGTTTATATCGTTAGTTCCTCGATCGACCCCAGGGAACTGGGACGAATAAAAAATTACAAGGTAGTTAACAACTACATTCTCAAGCCTATAACTAAAGAAGACCTGGTCAACATACTCGAAAGAGCTTCCTAGTAGGCTACTTGTAGCACCATATCTATGATGAAAGTCCGTAATCAAACCTGTATCATCGACGACGATGCCATTGCCGTTTTTGGCTTAAAACGAGCCATGGCCGCTGTCGATTTTACTTCCGAGCTATCGACTTTCGGGCACGGACTCGACGCGCTGGAACATTTCGGGCAATTGTTGGAGGATGGCTCGGAATTACCTTCCTTGATCTTTATAGATCTGAATATGCCCGTAATGGGTGGCTGGTATTTTATGGAGGAGTTCATAAAACTCATTCCCAGCAAAAAGGATAGACCCGAAGTCTTCATCATGACCTCCTCTTTAGATATCAGAGATGTTGAAAAAGCCAAATATCTCGGTCTGGAAGACCATTATATCATCAAACCTATAACTTCGGATGTTTTATTGGGGATTCTGGGTTGATTTCAATGGACAGTTTCCATCCCTAATCCCGTTTTCCCGGAGTAAAGTCCCCAGGAGCATTTTGGGGTGACTTTACCGTGCCTGCATCCCCTGAATCGTTATAGATAGTCCACTCGGCAATGTTGTAGCTAGGGTTTCCTTGAGCTACATCCGAATTTCGTAAGGCCCGTCCGTCCTCAAACTCGTGATCGGTACCTGTGCCATCTTCCCCGACCCTACCGAACACATCGATGACCTTCCCGAACGGGTCGACCAGTTCGAGGTTATCGTCCCCGTTGGAATCAGCGGGACTGTTCTTGCCAATGCCCAGATCTGGGGCGAATCCATAAACGGTCTCGAACTCGGTCGGGTTGGGCGAGACGACGAAGGTAGCCTTGCCGTCAATGGTAAAATCTGACAGATCGACCGAAGCGCTTATTTCGGTATTGGCATTGGTATACCGCCGCAAGGTCCATCCCTTCAAAGGCAAGGGCTCCTCGGCCGCGTTGTATAGTTCGACGAACCGGGCCGCTAGATTGTTATCGGGATCCGCCAATTCGGAAATAAAAATTCGGTTTGAGCTAAATTCATCGACCAAGTCCGCACAGCGGTCCTTTTCAAAGCTGATATCCTCCAAGCTGCGGATTGCCAATCGATACTCGTCCTTCTCGCGGAGCAGTACGCCAGTAATGCTTCCCCTGCCTTCAGGTAACAGCTCCGCCTGAAAATCGGAATATCCGCTGTTGAGCAAAACAACTTCATTGTCATTGCAGTCCGTCAAATGCCGTTCGGTCTCCTCGCGCTCGACGGCAAAGCTTTGTCCCAGCTCTTCCTCGGCTATTTCGACATCCTCAAACCGCACCAAGGTATTCGTTAGGTTTTTTGGGAGGTCTGGCAGGGAGACCGGCGTCGGCTCAACAGCCGTTTTCCCATCGCAGGCCACGAAGATATGGCTTTCGACGACGGGGGATGGCAATCTACCCACGGAGGCATTTCCAAAAGAAGTGAAAACCCCGCCAATCTTGAACACCTCTTTACTCTTTCCGAGGTACAGACCTTTCAGTTTGATAAAAATCTTGGTGCCGATGGGATAGAACAAATGCGAATCACGCAGATCGATCTCGATCTGGAAGCCCTCCGCGGGGTCGGTCGGGCTATCTTGAAAATGGAGCGCACTGAAAAAGTTGCCCGCTTCATCCGATGAGACCACATAGCCTTCGATAACCAGGTCTTGTTGAATCTGCATCGTTTCATCGACGTATAAATTTTTGACTTCGGCGTAGGTGGTGTTGGCGACCAGCTCCATAGCGCAATCCGCGGATGGCGGGTCGAAGCTGCGGTCTTTGACGCACGACAATAGCATCGACCCGGTCAGAACAAAAATGCAGGTCCTTGAAAATGTTCGAAATGCTGTTGTTTCCTTCATTTGTTCGATTTATTCTGTAAAACCTTTTGATCGCCCGGCAAAGTACAGGTTTGGGGCGGTTGTTTTTTCCCTTCGCATGCATGTTAAAAAACTGCGCGAATTGAAGAGGAAATCTCTTGTGCGACTTCATCTTCAGTTCAAAAACTATAGGCCAGGTTCAAAAAATAGGTCCGTCCGTATCCGTACCAATATTTCGGGGCAAAAGACGGCGTGCCGCTCAGATTATCCTCTTTTAACTGTCCGAAATTCCCGTTTCTGCTCTGCTCATAGCCACCGGTCCGAAATCCGGTATCGAACAGGTTGTTGACGCTCGCAAAAACGCTGATGTACTTCCCGTTCTTGAGCCATGATTTTCCCCCGACGAGATTCAACAAGTAGAAATTGTCCAAGGGCTTTTGTGCCAATAATTTGTTTACATTCTCATCGGTCGCATCGGGAAAGGTCGCTCCCGTTTCCGGGTTGAGATAAAAGCTTCGGGTTCGGGTAATGGCCGATATATTGGCATAGTTGTCGGCCAGATAATTGGCGGTCGTGCTTATCCACCAATATTTCGGGTCGCGGTATTCGACCCCGACCGCATATGCCTGTTGCGGACCTTGCGCCAACCGATAGTTTTTAATGATGGCTTGTCCAAGGTCGATCCGGCCCTCTAAATTGATCAGATCTTCTTCCCGTCCCGCGGTATCGAAATTTATAGTGAGATCCGGATGACTGGCGTACAGATATTTTCCAACTGCAGCTACTCCGGTCAATTTTACCGCCGAAGACAGTTGGTATTCCAGTCCCAATTCAGTACCCATGTGCAGTTTGTCAAGATCGGTAAGCACTTCTTGAACAAAATCGGAGCCTACCCCCGTATCAACGAAAAAGAAATTGACATCGGTCGTGTTTTGAAAACGGGTGTAAAAGCCAGTGAGCCTGCCGGTCAGTTTGGGGAGCCGAAGATGATAGTTCAAATCT
Encoded here:
- the feoB gene encoding ferrous iron transport protein B, whose translation is MSKQINVALIGNPNTGKTSVFNALTGLKQKVGNYPGITVEKKEGICKLPRGVKAHILDLPGTYSLNTTSLDESVAVELLLNKNDKDHPDVAVVISDVENLKRNLLLFTQVKDLNIPAILVINMADRMSRKGISLDVPLLEEKLDTKIALVSTRKGTGIERLRELIGDYRSLSAEKNVDIAPIAPEYFRNLKQTFPKQDIYKLWLVITQDVNFMPIEKKLIEERPPVGIKSKSELKRLQQKETILRYQFINGILKETYKVDPAAAKGLRASIDKILMHRIFGYLIFLMILLLIFQAIYSWSEYPMDMIDVFFASASQWVKTNFPGGVFTDLIAEGILAGIGGVVIFIPQIAFLFLFISLLEETGYMSRVVFLMDRLMRPFGLSGKSVVPLMSGTACAIPAIMATRTIENWKERLITILVIPFTTCSARLPIYLIIIALVIPEGSLLGLSYKALTLLSLYLIGFAASVLSAMLLDKIMNLKGRSFFVVEMPNYKFPLLKNVAYTVWEKTKSFVLGAGKIILAISIILWFLGSNGYSDEFRNADKIVAERVQEDGFSEFNTANIANELSDYRSALRDSLKSNTYAIKPAAIEDSVRSKEDALQQQALGQEISSYKLENSYIGYMGKAIEPVVQPLGYDWKIGIAVLTSFAAREVFVGTLATIYSVGSDVEETIQNRMAAETNPKTGEPLFNLASGISLLLFYAFAMQCMSTLAIVKRETNSWKWPMYQLVFMSAFAYIVALVAYQMLK
- a CDS encoding carboxypeptidase-like regulatory domain-containing protein, with the translated sequence MPHYFKLLISFIFVTTTLQSQSLSSVIIDSTTRRPVPYVTVQLNNRGMITNEEGRFTFSYDDDSSKNDTLFISSIGYESIARPISKFTDSIIVLRPKTIELKEVIVSNKNYTPGEIIEKVEERIEKNYYTDFTKKRVFLRETYQSEILKTDYTLRKSTIPAFNENFLDSVISTFPKKNTYYTEMLGDLYGNADADNQKLDLIKASEMYDKDKSLDVEILEEKFNQIVKANVKSDSYFKIKSGWFFGTKIDNDALGDLLKEDIDSTDTAALNKRSQDERKQKEERRKFFSKYKRETLGNLFENLPIFKDSDYNVLFKPRRYDLSLENFTYLGDQAVYVITFVPDGSPEFKGKLFINADDFALIRMDFENTEPLRDFKLLGVSIKEYLAKGSVLFAKGNDKKYHLRYYDVIKGIRAGVKRPLKIIEKNKHVKGRRKQNELSLKVDAAFGNLNHYELVVFGEEPINEAQFEHFEESNKVLPTYMPQYDPEFWKGHNIIEPNRAIKEFTSEAELPK
- a CDS encoding DUF423 domain-containing protein; its protein translation is MVLIAHVFGALYGLLAVVFGAFGAHALKKSFTEEQLKGFETGVRYQMYHAIVLVMLGFNFNLNTPSQEWMVYCFLAGTFLFSFSIYGLTLSGRKGKKWKFLGPITPLGGLLLVMGWGLLLYQFAGQYF
- a CDS encoding nuclear transport factor 2 family protein, translating into METKEIARKLVDWCNQGDFQKPYEELYSPKVVSIENDGKGEGAYSEGFEAIKKKGEWWQENFEVHSSHVSEPIIADNRFACTITMDTTHKPSGQRSEMQEIAVYEVQDGKIVKEQFFYDEDE
- a CDS encoding DUF2141 domain-containing protein; translation: MFVIKSVLLLFPLFAMSQFHLTVNVKNVTSNDGKISVAVYDNAEGFLQFDQVFKADSAPSQKGTTEVVIRDLPEGRYALAVFHDENDNDKLDKNMLGIPKEPLGFSKGKMKTFGPPSFEECTFELTSDQTISVPIK
- a CDS encoding PAS domain-containing sensor histidine kinase, which produces MQTLSIDFIIRDSPTAVAVLDSNLCFIKHSAIWHRDFASDFDAIIGRYYYDILPDTPDFLRELYSNCLRGASNSNPGKKFVSVNGTVTWLSWKIKPWRDDDDTIKGLIIVLEDVTEIKRKEELLLTSQKVAKTGAWEVDLLSDRVYWTPITKEIHQVPESYEPTLETGINFYKKGLHRNTITRFVTDAMNDGTPWDAEFILVTARGNEVWVRAKGEVEIVDGRPTRLYGTFQDIDEKKKAELKFIETSERLAIATKGAKIGIWDYDFATRKLICDENMFKLYGVDESSCNDRYAELFSVLHPEDRESAYRAWKIAVSGLKEFDTEFRIVRPDGKIRHLKALGVVQMDAEGRALKITGTNWDITALKKTQMLLKNSEESFTGAFESSSIGMALVGLKGQWMKVNQSLCNSLGYEEKKLMQMTFQQITHKEDLEKDLHLLQELLDGKRDSYQIDKRYYHKSGKIVHVILSVTGVRKINGELSHFISQIMDISPRIIAEKELTRLVEVTSEQNESLLNFAHIVSHNLRSHSSNLSMLSGFLNTETDEGERTNLVEMLHDASESLSETVVHLNEVVQVKINVHDKMKPVNLYRTIKGVKKNLGLLLQEENAKLHIEIDKNLVVNGISAYLDSIFLNLITNSIKYSSSDRPPVITIGSQKTNGKIIISFSDNGLGIDLKRHGDKLFGMYKTFHRNSEAKGIGLFITKNQIEAMNGKIEVESTVDVGTTFKLYFETEHSKV
- a CDS encoding response regulator, producing the protein MTTTKFRTNKIDKACIIDDDPIFIYGTKRLMAEVGFCKTVLVFENGQDGIDGLNKITVQGERLPAVIFLDLNMPIMNGWEFLEDFTRIPNHNREKVIVYIVSSSIDPRELGRIKNYKVVNNYILKPITKEDLVNILERAS
- a CDS encoding response regulator, with protein sequence MMKVRNQTCIIDDDAIAVFGLKRAMAAVDFTSELSTFGHGLDALEHFGQLLEDGSELPSLIFIDLNMPVMGGWYFMEEFIKLIPSKKDRPEVFIMTSSLDIRDVEKAKYLGLEDHYIIKPITSDVLLGILG
- a CDS encoding DUF5689 domain-containing protein, with translation MKETTAFRTFSRTCIFVLTGSMLLSCVKDRSFDPPSADCAMELVANTTYAEVKNLYVDETMQIQQDLVIEGYVVSSDEAGNFFSALHFQDSPTDPAEGFQIEIDLRDSHLFYPIGTKIFIKLKGLYLGKSKEVFKIGGVFTSFGNASVGRLPSPVVESHIFVACDGKTAVEPTPVSLPDLPKNLTNTLVRFEDVEIAEEELGQSFAVEREETERHLTDCNDNEVVLLNSGYSDFQAELLPEGRGSITGVLLREKDEYRLAIRSLEDISFEKDRCADLVDEFSSNRIFISELADPDNNLAARFVELYNAAEEPLPLKGWTLRRYTNANTEISASVDLSDFTIDGKATFVVSPNPTEFETVYGFAPDLGIGKNSPADSNGDDNLELVDPFGKVIDVFGRVGEDGTGTDHEFEDGRALRNSDVAQGNPSYNIAEWTIYNDSGDAGTVKSPQNAPGDFTPGKRD